Part of the Paludisphaera borealis genome, CTGGCGCTGAACGTCAAGAAACCAAGGAGCATGCTCCAGATGAGTACGCCGAGAGTCACCGATGTCGGAACGATCCGCTCATCGTCGGGGCTGTTGTCTTGAGACTTCTCCCCGCCGTGAGCCCGCGATCGTCGCCGCCTGACAAGAAGCGTGAAGGTGGAAACGCAGACCAACGCGCACGCCGTAAAAAAATTCGAGCGGACAGCGAGCGACGTCTGAGCGATTCGCGGAAAGACCGCCGCCACGATGACGCAGCCGGAAAGGGCGGCGATGAACAGGGGCCGTGTCAGCGGAATCGAGGGCGCGCTCGCGGCGGAGTAGTGGAGCAGTCTCCACCTCAGAATCGTCCAGATGACGACGGCCACGGCGAGCGGGACGAGCCAATTCCTGTTCTGAAGGTGCCGGCCGCCGAACGAGGCGTAGAAATACATGAACCAGAACATCACAAGGCCGAGCAGGCCGAGACCCTCGTGCCGATACACATGGCCCATACTCGCTTCGGCGAACAGGCTCAGGTCCTTGGCCTTCGCCGCGCCCTGGTTCAGAAGGCTGTTGAACGGGAGACGGACGCCGACCGCTTCGGAGGGAAGGGGGTAGTGTGCGTCGACGACGAGACGATCTTCACGAATCCGGCGGTTTTTCGCGTGGCAGTGAGACAGCAACGCCGCCGCAGCGACGCCGAAGACGAATGGCAGCAGCCACGAGACGCCGCTGGTGATCGGAACGCGCGACAAAAACAGCTCGCGAGACGTCTCGGAAGCCCCGGCCTTCCGCAGTGGGGGATCTCCCCCGGACGGTCGCCAGATGCTGGCGGCGTATCGACCAGGACCCGTTGGATGCTTAGGCTCCTGGGGCACGTCGACGGCCAGCGGGAGATGGCCTTTCTGGCTGGAGACGGTCATCCATACTGCGGGGCTCCTGCGCCCGGATCGATCATCATTCCACGCGTAGTCGGCCAATTGTCGCTGGCAACGGTCGAACTCCTCTCCAGGCGTGGCGAGTTCGCAAAGCTGCGCGATGGCGGCGTTGTATACGCCATAGGCGGAGTGCTCGGGCAGCGTCAAGATCGGCTCTCGTCGATTGGCGTGATTGGTCCACATTGGATAAGTCGATGCGAATAAGATGCCGCGCAACTGGCCGATCGTCTCCTTGTGCGTGAAGGCGGGTTCCGCTTGCGGAAGGACGACCATGGCGTCGGGGCAATTGGCCTTGATGAACTCGGCGACGAAGAGGCGGTCCCGGACGTCGGTCGCCGAGAGATAGACGAAACGAATGTCGAGGCTGTTGATCTGCTCGGCGACGCGAAGCAGGCGGAGCTCGTCGCTGGCCGAGGTGAAGGCGGGCGACTCGGGACGGATGAACTCGGACTTCTCCGACTCTTCCTCTTCAAAGCGCAGCCGTTCGGCGGTGCGGAGCAAGTGCGACGACGCGCTCCCCTGGTCCTGGCGGGCGTACCGCCGGCGCATCTCGGCGATCTGCGCGGGGAATGTAAACCGAAACTCATCAAATCCGGCCTCGGCGGGAATTCTCGACCGTCGCAGCGACGCTCCGTAGCCTGTCGTCTCCTCGGTCAGGAAAGCGATACGGTTGTTGGGGACCAATGGGCTGGCGTACTCTCTCAGGAATTTCAGAGCGAACGTCAGCAGGTCGACATAGCCGTAAATGACGTTCTCGAGTCGGACGACCTGTTCGTTCCTCGAAGATGAGGAGGAGAAGGCGGCCTGGATTGCATCAACGTCGAGCGAGAGAGCCGTGCCGTTGATCCAGTGGACGCGAAGCGGACTTCCCGGCTTGGCTGGAGCGGGCGGCTTCGTGGAGTCGAGCCACGCCTTCAAGGCTCGCATGACCGACGAGACCGATCCGGAGAAGCTCGGACCGATGATTCGAACCGGGCCGGGAGGATGCCGCCCATCGAATTCGGCGGCGATGTCGAGGCTCGTCTGGAAGATCCCCGTATCGACTCCCACGATCGGCGTCTCGGGCACCAGGAGCAGCATGACCAACTCGTGCTGGATCTTCTCTTCGCCGGTTTTCCCATCGCTGAGCTTCATTCTGCGAACCAGCATGACGCCCGGCCGCCGGATCCGCGCGTCGGCGCCCGGCGCGGAGAGGCTCAGGCGCAAAGTTCCTGACGCCGGCGTCGAGGTGGGTACTTCGACCCTTCGGCCGGCCGGCCCTTTCCAGTCGATCTGATAACCGTCGAGCACGTATCCGGTGTTGCGCAGGGCCAGCAGCAAGGCGGTGATCGTACTGTCGAAACTGTAGGCGGAACCCGACAGACTCGGGTCGGGGACCATGCAGACGAGGACCTTGAGATCGTCGTGGGTCTTTTCGGGATCGATCATCCAGCCGACGACCTTGGAGGGGTCCAGAGGGCTTTTCGCGTACTTTGGATCCTTGGCGAGAAGGGATCGATCGGCCGGATCCAACCGAGCCAGCCGGGACGCGTAAAACCGGAGCAGGGGGTCGAGGATCGTGATCTTCTCTCGAAGTTCCTCCTCGGTGTTGCGGCCGTCGCCGAATAGGTGCGCATCCAGAAGCGTGTCGATCGGCGTATCGTCGGCCGGCGAGGCCGCCCCCGGAGCCGCGTTGCGGGCGGGCGTTGAACCGGATTGCTGTGTTCCGGGAAGATTGGAGAAGCCCAGAAACGTCAACATGGCGATGACCGCGGCCGGCAACGGCCACGCCGAGGTTACGCCTCTGGATTTGGAGGTGTCGTCGCCCATGGGTGGTTGCCAAAAAGCGAGTTCGACGCAGATCGGAACGGCAAAATCGCCTGGAAAGCGAAGATGAGACCGATTTGAAGACAAGTCTACGACGAATCAGGGGAAATTCAATAGAATTAATCGTGCCGGAAGCAACCTTAATGAAAATCGACCGTGGTCGTCGAACGACGCTTATTCGGCGGCGCGGCGTGCCTGGAGGGTCGTGGATCGAATCGAAGTGAGCGGAACACGATGGGGAGTGGGGCGAGAGCGAGGGCGATCGGAGGAGTCGCGCCGCGCGGATCGAAATTCCTGGCGCGTCCGCGATGGCTTCCGATTCGGATCGAGACCGCCGATCAGCCCATTTGACCCGGCTCAATGGGGGGAGTACGATCCAGGATGAAGATCCTGACGACGTCGACGACGACCCAATCGCGGGTTGTTTTCCCTTGAACAGGTCCTCTTGCAGAAGGGGAGTCGATCATGCCTCTCTTTGAGGTCGAGACTACGTCGCATATCATGATTGCGTCCGCCGAGGACGAAGACTCCGCCCGGTCGTTCGCCAGCACGAACTACCCGGGTGAGGAGATTCTTCGGGTGGCGCATCGTCCGCGAGACGCCTGGGTGATCTCCAAAAACCTGCTGGGCGTCCAGGCCGATTCCGACCCGTGTTCGACGGCTCGGGAGTGCCTGGCCAAGGCGCAGGGCGACAAGATCCACGCCGTCCGGCTGTACATGCAGTCGACGGGCACGGATCTTGAAAAGGCCCGCAAGGCCGTCGAATCGAACATGTCGCGCGGTTGGTGAGGTCGCCGACGACCGTCGCGCGCCGGGCCTGTCGGCCGTTCGATCTTGAGCCTCGTCTTGTCGGGGCCGAGGTTTTTCGGCCGGCGGGCCGACTGGGATGGTCGTGGGGTTTTCGACGCTCGTTCCAGCGACTTTTTCGACCGCTCGCGGCGTTGCTCCGGGTCGTGTACGATAAGCTTGTCGACGACAAGGCGAGGTCGTGAGGTCGTGAGCGGGAACACGGCCGTCGTGGTCGTGGAATCGGCCGACGGTCTGCGCTGTTGATGTAGCAAAATATGAAGGAGGGGTCTCATGCCTCGGGTCATCTCGTTGATCTTGGGAGGCGGTCGAGGCACGCGTCTCTATCCTCTGACGAAATCGCGGAGCAAGCCCGCGGTGCCCATCGCGGGGAAGTATCGTCTCATCGACATCCCCGTGTCGAACTGCATTCACTCCGGGCTGCACCGCATTTTCGTCGTCACCCAGTTTAATTCCGTCAGCCTGCACCGGCACATTTACAACACGTACAAGTTCGACCCGTTCAACGGGGGCTTCGTCGAGATCCTGGCCGCCCAGCAGACGATGCAAAACGAAACATGGTATCAAGGGACCGCCGACGCC contains:
- a CDS encoding DUF6793 family protein is translated as MPLFEVETTSHIMIASAEDEDSARSFASTNYPGEEILRVAHRPRDAWVISKNLLGVQADSDPCSTARECLAKAQGDKIHAVRLYMQSTGTDLEKARKAVESNMSRGW